In one window of Helianthus annuus cultivar XRQ/B chromosome 17, HanXRQr2.0-SUNRISE, whole genome shotgun sequence DNA:
- the LOC110923685 gene encoding protein IWS1 homolog 1 produces the protein MTKPPSPLPPRPPPSATSLSSSSDHVHRRHEPLFSAVSLSLFELPLSASMLCAAARHHCFHNNHQQHPIKEEVDVLNPTVEFNKFDSKSKRLMKKRTVPELAVDMVRDDGSVSGCGNRKKFFRDGGNSNKKFKRSGDAPEVKEMWDTIVGGGDSEEEKKGIQRELDDDYFIDDSGVNPVNRHGSNRCGYSSSRAPKAEEEGGEDDEIKELFKTGKKKKKTEKTAMEIAIVVEKIMAELEVAAEEDANLNRASKPAINKLIKLPFLIEALSKKQLQLEFLDHGVLTLLKNWLEPLPDGSLPNRNIRTAVLEILTEFPIDLYQDDRREQLKKSGIGKAVMFMSKSDEETASNRKLAKDLVDKWSRQIFHISNRFEDLKDERIPIRRPSIKMPINKSSRMQFRDDDDLDPAKYYP, from the exons ATGACGAAACCACCGTCACCGCTGCCACCGCGTCCACCGCCGTCAGcaacatcattatcatcatcatcagaccACGTCCACCGCCGTCACGAGCCGTTGTTCTCCGCcgtctccctctctctcttcGAACTACCTCTCTCTGCTTCTATGTTGTGTGCCGCCGCACGCCACCACTG TTTtcacaacaatcatcaacaacacccCATTAAAGAAGAAGTTGATGTTTTAAATCCGACGGTTGAGTTTAACAAATTCGATTCTAAATCGAAGAGGTTAATGAAGAAGCGCACCGTACCGGAGTTGGCAGTTGATATGGTGAGAGATGATGGTTCAGTTAGTGGTTGTGGAAATAGGAAGAAGTTTTTTAGAGACGGTGGGAATagtaataaaaaatttaaaaggaGTGGTGATGCTCCAGAAGTGAAGGAGATGTGGGATACTATTGTCGGAGGAGGCGATTCAGAG GAAGAGAAAAAGGGTATACAAAGGGAGCTGGATGATGATTACTTCATAGATGATAGCGGTGTCAATCCAGTAAATCGTCATGGAAGCAACCGTTGTGGTTATTCTTCGAGTCGTGCTCCTAAG GCTGAGGAGGAGggtggagaagatgatgagatCAAGGAACTTTTCAAGACAggcaagaaaaagaagaagaccGAGAAAACTGCTATGGAGATTGCAATTGTTGTCGAAAAGATCATGGCTGAACTTGAGGTTGCAGCAGAAGAAGATGCAAATCTCAATAGGGCATCGAAACCAGCAATTAATAAACTCATAAAGCTTCCTTTTCTAATTGAAGCTCTATCTAA GAAACAACTTCAACTGGAGTTCCTGGATCACGGAGTTCTAACGCTTTTGAAAAATTGGCTTGAACCCCTCCCTGATGGAAGCTTGCCCAATAGAAACATTCGTACAGCGGTATTAGAGATCCTAACTGAG TTCCCAATTGATTTATATCAAGATGATAGAAGAGAACAATTGAAGAAGAGTGGAATAGGAAAG GCCGTTATGTTCATGTCAAAGTCCGATGAAGAGACCGCATCCAACAGAAAGCTAGCGAAAGACTTGGTTGACAAATGG AGTCGACAAATATTTCATATAAGCAATAGATTTGAGGACCTTAAGGATGAGAGAATCCCCATTCGCCGGCCATCAATAAAAAT GCCTATAAATAAATCTTCTCGAATGCAGTTTAGAGATGATGACGATCTGGATCCGGCTAAATATTATCCGTAA